The DNA window TAAGACTCGTTTGATGGttcgtcgagctttttcgaacctaataatataatttatttttattatattttactttttaattaaaatttgaaacacCATAAGACTATTTATGAACTTATTGTTTATGATATCGATATCAAAATTATTGGTACGAAAAAAAGtatgaaatttttaatattttggtatatcaagatatattagaataatatttataaattaaaaaatatatattatataatatatttataaggaaataaatagatttgatattaatttgattacagaaaatataatttttaaaaatcaaataaaaaatataattatattataatattatttaatatatgcaatctcaatatattatattttataagatataaaattatttttatttcactataaagtattttattttttaaaataaatttaatggaGTCTAATAGGTTTTCAAGTTTATctcaattataatatatcaCTTTCACAACCATTTTACAAAAAGACTCAAGAGACTGCCCATTGACACTTCTTCAACAAACTTATATCTCGTTTCGAAACCCTAAATCTCGCTCCGGTAAAACCCTAAATttgatttagttatttttttaatataagaaattaatatttaaatatatttaaattcgagtcTTTCAAGCCGAACTCGAACTATGATTATatgatcgagccgagttcgagcttaatattaaaagctcgatcgagttcgagctcgagtcgaGCCAATAAAAAATAAGTCGAGCTGAACTCGAGCCAAGGCTAGTTCGACCTCGGTTCGGCTCggctcgtttacacccctagttTTAACCATGATCAATTGGTCGTTTGGTTTGACGGTCTAATCGTCACGAAATTGACCAACTAGATCGTTTGCTTCTGTTAGtctttcaatttaatattttcgaTTTTAAATCAGTTCGGCTTGATTTACACAACTTTGTGGGTTTTATATGCACAGTTATTCTCAACCAtgcttattaattttaatatatgttttatacaACTTTTTGATATGTCTTTACAATTTGAAGTAATTATGATCACATCTCCAATTCTTCCATAATGGTGGAACATGATATAGCTTAATTTCACCATCTTTTAATTCCataacttttaaaaaagaaagatatttcatataaataaaaaagtaaatctAATTACTTCCCTTATTTACAAGGACTtaaaatgacaaatatttttaacttcttGCTTTTAAACTCAAATGGATTACAGTGGGAATATGGACGGTGTTTTGAAACAATGGAATCCATCATCTCCTAGTGGATCTTTTTTCCTGTAAAAAAGTTTAGAACCTTCAATATTCGTAATTATTCATAATTACGAAATTCACACTAAAAGACTTGTGAAGTTGGTCGGATCTTATTTCCCTATTACAGAATCTTTGTGCCCGATAACGTTGCATCTGTGTcctattaattttatctttgttctaataactttatttatctCATATTGCatgcattaattaatttaaaaaaatttaaaatatcttgtAAAGAGGCTTGATAATTTAACCTAACAAGTTCATCCATAAAGAGAAATTTCCAATAGATTTGATCAACGGTTCCTTTCTTATAAGAAATTCATTTTAAGTTACATCTATTGTTTTGGGTGCAAACTTTTGGATATTTTGCACCCTTTAACTTTTAGGTATCttgattaaaaatatgataaaacaaaattaattgtgGCAACATGATATCCAGATATCCAGCTATTGAAATTATGAATCAAATCCATTTTAATGCATTTTCAAATACAACAAAACTTTTCTCAATAGGTCATGccaacaaaacaagtaaaattaaCTCTACATACCAATTATGTTGGAAGAGCCCTCAAATTTCAAACAACTTCTCAATCTTCCACAAATAGTACTCATTTTTTGAAAGATTACTTTGGCATCTCGAACCCTAACAACATTCATCTAATTAAACAATACCCTTTTTTTTAACGAACATAGAGAGAAACACTTCCTTTCAACAATGAATTCTCCAAACAGTATGTCTCTCTTGTGTGCCATCTTTTTTTCCGAGACTTCGAGCCAACTGAGGGATCTCAAAGTGGTCGACTTTGACATCTTATGAATGGGTGAAAAATAACGTCCTTCTTCCTCAAAATAACCACCATCCCTTCTGCATGAATGAGATCTATTTATCGCAAATGTGAGTCATTTAGGGTAGCCTTACATTGATGGAGCCCAGCCTCATTTCTTTTCTCGGAGGTGTTCAAAAGCCCCTAGCTTGCGGACTCCTTGTTGGAAGCGTCTCCTATTTGTGTCACAAGATCGATGGAGGAGCTACAAGACATGCATGCAGATGGCCATAGGGGTATAGGACCTTTCCTTTCCTTAGGTTTGCTCTCCTCATCATTTTAGCTTGCTTAGTTTCTAAATTAAAGAGGATTATCACAAGTAATTATTTGGGAAATTGATTAGAGAGTGGAAGGATAGGGATTGATAGATATATATAGTTGTGATGTGTAGTTACTACTAGGTTGGGTCaataatgtcattaattaaaatgtgGGGTAATCAAGAAATTAGCTAGGCCTAGACCTAGATGTGGGGTAGGGACGTTGTAGTGTAGACCAATCTTGAAATGATAGATGCAAGATcataatatttctttattaaagATGCATGGGAATAAGATAATCATTAGATGACCAATAATTTCTCTAAAgctgaaaattaaataaagattaatttggaataaaaataaaaagaggtATCATGTACATCTTAATTATAAGCATCCTCCATCAAAGAAACTTGCATATATATACTCTAATGATGATCAGTTGGATCCCTTTTTTCAATTATTGCTATCGCTCTGTTGATAGGGTTTGATAATAACACATCCAAACCTTGATCATatagagttatttgaaaataactcaCAATTCAATCTtacttgtattttttaaaaggtAGAACTAATTCAATcttaattgtattaattatatagtttaagctaaccaaaatatcttttaattttttttcacccaaataatcataaataatttattttttaataattcaagaATAACCCATTTCAAAAAGGTAAAAACCTTGAAGCAAGAACATaatgagttatttttttaatttattttgtcatttttagtTTCATTTCAGATTAACTCCTGACAAATCATACTGTACTAAAGATCACGAGTTATTCtcacttaaaatgttttaagttgaaatgTGTCATATATAATGTGTGTTACTCCTGTTTTTGTTTCAACTTTGAGAACaaattttttttccattaaaacAGATAGAATAAAAGTATTATATGAAACCCTTGTCATGACTTATTCTAAAATGTATATGTTAGCTTTTTTCACCACACAATTGCTAAATTTGAATAACAAAATGTGGAATAAAccaaaaaatatgattttgatgACAACTGGCCTGACCCATGATTGACAACCAATATTGTAACATCTAAGTTAATGGTTCAATGAATATTTgcgttttaaattaattgaatttgaaGACAACATATGAATAGGGGTTGAAGATTGTAGGTTAGTGAAGAATAAAAGCAAGAACCAACGAGGCAGGGAGGCCTACAATTAATTGTATCATGAGTCATGACATGACATGAAAATGGAAATATGTTCTGTCACTGATCTTGTTCTCTTCTCTGTTGTTAATAATTATGGACCATGAGGACTAGACTTCAGCAACTCAATCCCACAACAGACAAACCATGGCCCATTCAATTGGGGTGATCAAAGCCCCACGGGGGTCGAGGAATTATTCGAGTAATTGAGTTTCTGCCCGTAACAAGCCATTAACTTTGATCAAAGTCAAAGTATTTAGGCTAagatttgagattattttcaaaaaaagaaagTTACTGATGAAGTTCGAACGATTTCCCAAAGtaaccttgtttggcgttcattttcccaaactaacctagtttgttcattcattctcaaactaacttagtttactattcaaactcagttttatttatttatttatttttttacatttaaaatttattatatataaaactaaattatttatattttgatatataatataaattattatttttataaattaaattatttatattttgaaatatattttaaattattatttttataaatttaattatttatattttgatatataatttaaatttgattatttttttataaatttgattatttatattttaatttatatatatatatacattttaattattatttatatatataataaatattccctttaacattttaataaataattaattgataaatactaataaatttaaaatatttcaactataataatataataattatatattcataaaaacttttttaaatttatcaattatttattaaatataataacatttttaattaatattttaaccctaaaattatggtaatctttttattatatttaataaataattgataaatttaaaaacgccgaatatttaattattatattattatgattaaaatattttaaatttattagtatctaacaattatttattagaattatttaatatttattacactatataaataataattgaaatataaatatatatatattaaaatacaaataatcaaatttataaaataaataattatatttaaattatatatcaaaatataaataatttaatttataaaaataataatttcaaatatatatccaaatataaataatttagtttatataaataataatttaaaatatatattaaaatataaattttatatataataaattttaaatgtaaaaaaaataaataaataaataaaactgagtttgaataggaactaggttagtttgaaaatgaatgaattagtTTGGGAGAATGAACccaaacaaggttagtttgAGAAACCGTTTGATGAAGTTCCTTGTTGATGACAGACAGAGAGACAGCACAAAAGAAGTGGGCCAGAATGGACAGTTGGTGAGGGAGCATATTAAGATTCGCCCATACCCAACCCAACCATATATAGGCCACACCACAACCACACGGGAGATTTAGACCCTTTGTGGACCACCCAATCACTCACCTTAGCTTAATGGGCCGTTTTGGGCTAAACCCCGACTCACGAACTGTTCTTGACCACAAGAATGCTGGTGTCACGGCCCGCCCAATATGGTTGTGACTTTGATCGGATTCCAATGACGGATTAATTTCTGGAACTCAAAAATACCATTTCTGATATAAGATCCCTGTCTTGTGATTGGgtgaatttcaaatttaatatgttagagtttgtttggattggattattttaataaaatagagggagaaaaaaataatgattgttgaGAAAGtggtgattattttttataaaaatattaaaaagatattaatatctataaataaaataaaaaatttataatttaaaatagaagataaaaaatattttattattttaattaataaattgagtaataTGATTGATAAGAAGgaaatgaaattatgtttaattttgtttgggtTAATTGAACAACATCTTAGCGTATTATaactaaggatgacaatttgaaatcgtcccgcgaaaaccgaaccgaattgccccgtttgggatggtttttctccgaaaccgaacgagaatggggcggggatggtatttgtgtcccccgccctgATCTTCCCCGATCCGCCCCGATCTCACCCCCGATTAtgccccgaacactataaatatatttaaatcatcaatatatttatttattcactatattttataagaataataagtttacttctttataataatttaaaatttcaacatattacaatatatattatattaaaaaattcatttatataattttattggataattttattatttaaaaaatatatatttttattaacggtgccccgcggggattccccgaaaccgaaaaaaaccgaacggggcggggatggtattaaaaaaatccctgAAATAAAAATGGTacggggatggtaaatgcattctctgccccgaaccgccccattgccatccctaattATAACCTAAGTTAAAtctttaagttttaaaattttatgattttagagAAAGGTTAACCagtcttattttaattaaatcttacgatttaaattttttataataaaatggtatgtttttagTGAATATTAATCGGTCTGATTTTGGTTAAactattgttattttaaatttataataataagattttatctttataaataattttgattttattattttatactattttatatttaaaaaaacatttatatttataaattaaaaaatattattatttattcaaataaattaattttataagagaaatgattaggtgagagaatgacttgacataatcttattcgctaaaaaaaatcaaataatttctctctttactCTCtttgccaagtcattccctcaccaaattcccttaccaaattccctcactctatcactcctcattttataaatacaactttttatagtattatttatttatttatttattatattatttaattaattttatatttaaatactttgttatacatataaatagtatataactaatattttttaaattacatttttactATTGAAgtaaattcttaattttgagTATAGAAATAATCCTTTCAAAAGTTCTTATTTTATGtttgaacaaataaatgaaattagaattataatttgttttattaaaatatattataatatatatatatatatataatatgaatgatTGAGGGAAGATTATATTTCATTTGTCCTTaacaatgatttattattattttttaggttatacaatttaaattttaaacctcttaatattagtttctttataaAAGAGTACACAGTTTTCTTTATagtatttacttttatttttattcattgaGCAATAATTTTATCAGTCTCATTTGAAACATCTTAAGGATAAGTTAGGCTAGTTTTCAAACTtgaaccaaaataataataataataataataattttcattcaAGTAATTGTTGTATATgttctctattattattattattaataataataataataataatagtcacatggtatattttcttaatttttttttaagacttATCCAtccttttctgttttttttttttttttttttctatatcatAAATCATTTGCTACTTACAGAAACCCAGCATATTATAAGGCCCAAGGCCTGGGAAAATGCAAGAAGGACTAATTACTGGTCTATGTGCCATGTGTAACACCAATGAACCCACTGTTGAGACATTAGATTACAAATTAAGaccttgaaaaaaaaaagaatggtATTATTGTGTGTTCATATAATTAGCatcattaaaatttaactatctCATCAAACTTGAGATCCTAATTTATTAGTATTACAACTTAATGAATGTCTTAAACTATATCCTTATTAAACCTGCTGAACAACAACtgtgaatattttattaaacttgaGATCTCAATTTaagcattaaaaaaatataatgagggaactttattaatatttcaacTAAACTTGAACATCTCATCAAATTTGAGATTTATTGATACTTACACACAGTACCAAGTTAAACAGATTATTACCAAAGTGTTCATTTTTATCTCTAACTGTATAactaatactaataataataaatcatcaATATACAAGCAAAATTTCTAGCTCGGTGTATCGTTCTCTAATTCAAAGAATTTGATTCCTTTTAATTCTGATATGAAGTCAACTTCTCAACCACTTGCCTATCCGATGTCGAGTTTGGAGGATGCAATCCAATTGAATGGTAGTAGTTGTTTTCAGCATCAGCGACCCGTTTTTGAAACATTCCCCACTCCTTTTCGCATCGAGTTCTCACCTGCAAACCACATTACAGTTATAATAACTAACATGACAATATTCAGAACCAAaagattcattttttatattttgcccACCCCTTTCCAAGCTGCCTTCCCCTTCTCTGCTTGCCCCTACAAATTAAGAGACAACCAAGTTTAGTTCATAGAATAATCGTCAGGATTCGGTATTGCCATTATCAAACCTGGTTGCCAAGCGAAGGAACTGATTGATGAATAATCCATTGTGAATCGATCACTCCAATTTTCTCATGAGCAGGCTGTTTAAGAATGTGATCAGATATAACAATTATCGAATCAATTGCAAGTGAAAGAAAGTTGTTCAGAAAAATCTAGAGATGGGAGTTGTTCTGACCTCAACACATTTTCGAAGGGCAAAGTCTAGACCCCATCCATGGACTAAGTCATTCTACAAATTTTGAATAAGGAAGAGTGATATGTGTTATTTACTATTAATCCATCTGTGGGAAGAAACGTATATTTTTTCAAGTGGAAAACCTGAATCAAATGCCACACACATCGCCAAGCTTCTCTAGAAAACACAGGAGCCATGATCTCCACGAATCTGCTCAAACACAAATCAGACGaatcaataaaaatgagatTTAAACAACGTTTTTCAGAGAGTATTTTGTACGCACGCTGCACAAGGTGGCGCATGTGGATCTGGACACCAGCCAGGTCTCTCTTCTGTTACTCTGGTTAGTTAACAAAATGATCAGATCAGCtagatcaaaataataataacaataatagtaaagtaattttattttcatcattttaCTTGTGTATTTCATTGTTAAGTCTTCTTTTCGTCATCTTCCAAGTCAAACCTTTATTAGATTCTAGACCGGGCTGAGAGATTTCTAAGCCATGCTTCTGCATTAGCTTAATGTACCTGAAATTAACTTTTGTTAGTTAATTTTCCATACAGGTAGGTGAAATGGTGAATTAGTAAGTTGAAAATGACTCACTCTTCAGCATTAAAATGCTGCAGTCCAAGATCTTCATCCCAGATGAATATGTAGTCATATGCTGCCACTATATCAGGATGTAAAAATCGCTTCGCGTACCACCTTCAAAAAGAAAACAAGTTTCTATATGTTTTAG is part of the Impatiens glandulifera chromosome 1, dImpGla2.1, whole genome shotgun sequence genome and encodes:
- the LOC124919883 gene encoding uncharacterized protein LOC124919883 isoform X2, whose protein sequence is MGFLIRSPVAKKPNNNDGSRIVLTTFLGIAFGFLLGMSFPTFMLTKSSISTQRLLKPWSSVNGSNRSSSVNGSSRSNLAEAPNLSDNGKIWVSENPKGAERLPPGIVVAETDYYLRRLWGKPSEDLPFKQKYLVTFTVGYAQRKNIDAAVKKFSGNFTILLFHYDGRTSEWNEFEWSKRAIHISAPKQTKWWYAKRFLHPDIVAAYDYIFIWDEDLGLQHFNAEEYIKLMQKHGLEISQPGLESNKGLTWKMTKRRLNNEIHKVTEERPGWCPDPHAPPCAAFVEIMAPVFSREAWRCVWHLIQNDLVHGWGLDFALRKCVEPAHEKIGVIDSQWIIHQSVPSLGNQGQAEKGKAAWKGVRTRCEKEWGMFQKRVADAENNYYHSIGLHPPNSTSDRQVVEKLTSYQN
- the LOC124919883 gene encoding uncharacterized protein LOC124919883 isoform X1; amino-acid sequence: MDSTGLPDHRGPEIGIRRVYIKKVLNKMGFLIRSPVAKKPNNNDGSRIVLTTFLGIAFGFLLGMSFPTFMLTKSSISTQRLLKPWSSVNGSNRSSSVNGSSRSNLAEAPNLSDNGKIWVSENPKGAERLPPGIVVAETDYYLRRLWGKPSEDLPFKQKYLVTFTVGYAQRKNIDAAVKKFSGNFTILLFHYDGRTSEWNEFEWSKRAIHISAPKQTKWWYAKRFLHPDIVAAYDYIFIWDEDLGLQHFNAEEYIKLMQKHGLEISQPGLESNKGLTWKMTKRRLNNEIHKVTEERPGWCPDPHAPPCAAFVEIMAPVFSREAWRCVWHLIQNDLVHGWGLDFALRKCVEPAHEKIGVIDSQWIIHQSVPSLGNQGQAEKGKAAWKGVRTRCEKEWGMFQKRVADAENNYYHSIGLHPPNSTSDRQVVEKLTSYQN